The segment CTCCAAAGTCTGGTGTGCTGAGGATCCATCCGGATTTCTGATCTCGGATAAGCTTCCACAAACCAAGGCTGCTGAGTAGGCCATTTCTCTCTCGGCAAGCTTTGAACTTCTTCCACAGCAATTTCGAGTTCAGCTGCCAGGTCATCTTCATCAGCAGGGCCTTCCTCAGCATCCTCAAATTCTTCTGTTATCTCAACCCGGTGGACCTCAGTCTTTTTGGGAGACATGGAGGTGGAAATCAAATTTAACATCATCCTCCTGATGATCCCGAACCCTAATATTGAAACTAGAACAATGAACACAATTAAAAGAATTGTCTTAACAACCGAAGTAGCCCACCCAGACACACCCCAGCCCTTAAACAAATTGCTGATCCAGTCTCCTGTTTCTTGACGGATCTGTCCCACCATATCTTCTAGCCGCTTGATTGCCTCTCGCGTTCCCTTGGCTCTCGATGTTAAGTTGAAACAGCACAAGCCATCGAATTCCTCACAGGAGTGCCCATGCAAGAGCAAGAGGTAGTCGATGGCTGCGCGATTCTGAAGAGTTGCCTGCCTTGTTATTTCCTCATCTCTCAGGAGGTTGGATAGGGCCCTAGAAGTTAAACGGGATTGTTTCGCTACCCAACACTCCAAATGGCCTAATTCCCCGAGGGCCTTTGCAATTGCGACCCACGGTGCGAAAACAGTGATTGCGACTCCTTTAGATCGActccaatgaataatttcttcGTCGCAATCGTCCGCCAATTTTTTAAGAGAGtagtcttctctcttccttctagAGTGTACCAATTGGTGTGCaccatttgtagaattttgCTTGACCCAATCTAAAATTTGCGTTTTGTTGGGTGAGAACAATCCgagggtcccaaaggtgcacgggcctccggagaggtgagaggggatgcctgcccaTGCGTGGTCTCCACAGATCAAAAATGTTCCCTTGGGAAGGTGACGGGGATGGGCAAAGACTTGGGCGGACTTGGGGTAGGGAGCTGGAGGGTAACTAAAAGACACAGCGTTGCACCAATGGgtattaaaatgggctttggaggaaACAAAATGACGGTGGTGACGCTGAACATGATCATTACGAATATGAAAACAAGATGCTGCTTTAGCAGAGCCTAGGAGCTCAAGCTCCTGGGGCTCATTTTCTAATTTCGGGAGGCTCTTAAAATAATTGTACCACGCAATGATGTAACGGTCGTGCTTTAGGTCATACTCCATCTTTGCAGCTTCTTG is part of the Prinia subflava isolate CZ2003 ecotype Zambia chromosome 3, Cam_Psub_1.2, whole genome shotgun sequence genome and harbors:
- the LOC134548648 gene encoding uncharacterized protein LOC134548648; its protein translation is MKIIFDIIILASLLVLNQAWIVPQPQENVWAVLAKSLGQDHICLSQTSASNPLASCLVGIPFKDREMPKLLLGYAQKLRQEAAKMEYDLKHDRYIIAWYNYFKSLPKLENEPQELELLGSAKAASCFHIRNDHVQRHHRHFVSSKAHFNTHWCNAVSFSYPPAPYPKSAQVFAHPRHLPKGTFLICGDHAWAGIPSHLSGGPCTFGTLGLFSPNKTQILDWVKQNSTNGAHQLVHSRRKREDYSLKKLADDCDEEIIHWSRSKGVAITVFAPWVAIAKALGELGHLECWVAKQSRLTSRALSNLLRDEEITRQATLQNRAAIDYLLLLHGHSCEEFDGLCCFNLTSRAKGTREAIKRLEDMVGQIRQETGDWISNLFKGWGVSGWATSVVKTILLIVFIVLVSILGFGIIRRMMLNLISTSMSPKKTEVHRVEITEEFEDAEEGPADEDDLAAELEIAVEEVQSLPREKWPTQQPWFVEAYPRSEIRMDPQHTRLWR